From the genome of Nitrosomonas sp., one region includes:
- a CDS encoding HU family DNA-binding protein, with protein sequence MNKTELIEAIATRSNTTKAQVGTMLNGMLDVLQQTLATGNNIQLVGFGTFSVTERASREGRNPAAGKTMTIPAKKVVKFKPGKALSEAAATRAAKTGKPVKSSVKAKKK encoded by the coding sequence ATGAACAAGACTGAATTGATTGAAGCTATAGCAACACGTTCCAACACCACGAAAGCACAAGTCGGTACCATGCTCAATGGAATGCTTGACGTTCTTCAACAAACACTAGCCACTGGAAATAACATTCAGTTAGTGGGATTTGGTACTTTTTCAGTGACGGAACGTGCAAGTCGCGAAGGCCGTAATCCGGCAGCCGGAAAAACCATGACCATTCCTGCAAAGAAGGTAGTCAAATTCAAGCCAGGCAAAGCCCTGTCAGAAGCCGCTGCAACACGTGCAGCCAAAACCGGAAAGCCGGTTAAATCAAGTGTGAAAGCGAAGAAGAAATAA
- a CDS encoding HAD-IA family hydrolase, translating into MISAVFFDFDGTIADTAPDLGHALNRQRIKRDMPPLPIEQIRLQASAGARGLLGLGFNIGPEDERYLEMRDEFLEFYTHRLCHDTCLFPGIDILFDQLDMHGLPWGIVTNKPARFTHPLIEQLGLQQRVACVVCGDETTKTKPHPEPLLVACKKINVAPADCIYLGDDLRDVKASLAAGMEPVIARYGYLGTDQPPENWGASHIIDHPQDLLAYIRNRC; encoded by the coding sequence ATGATCAGCGCAGTTTTTTTTGATTTTGACGGCACCATAGCCGATACCGCACCCGATCTCGGCCATGCGCTCAATCGCCAGCGTATTAAACGGGACATGCCACCGTTACCCATCGAGCAAATTCGGTTACAGGCCTCCGCCGGCGCACGCGGCCTGCTGGGACTCGGATTCAATATCGGGCCTGAAGATGAGCGCTATCTTGAAATGCGCGATGAATTTCTCGAATTTTATACTCACCGGCTCTGCCATGACACCTGCCTGTTCCCCGGCATAGATATACTGTTTGATCAACTGGACATGCATGGATTACCCTGGGGAATCGTCACCAACAAACCGGCCCGCTTCACTCATCCACTCATCGAACAGTTGGGTCTGCAGCAGCGCGTCGCCTGCGTAGTCTGCGGCGATGAAACCACAAAAACCAAACCGCACCCTGAACCGCTGCTGGTCGCCTGCAAAAAAATCAACGTCGCTCCCGCAGATTGCATTTATCTGGGCGATGACCTGCGGGACGTCAAGGCCAGTCTCGCCGCCGGCATGGAACCCGTGATCGCGCGTTACGGCTATCTCGGAACGGATCAACCGCCCGAAAACTGGGGCGCAAGTCATATCATTGATCATCCGCAAGACCTGCTCGCTTATATCCGGAACAGGTGTTAG
- the ubiG gene encoding bifunctional 2-polyprenyl-6-hydroxyphenol methylase/3-demethylubiquinol 3-O-methyltransferase UbiG, with product MKDDGINADPLELEKFSQLAHRWWDPNSEFKPLHEINPLRMDYIEKLAGLEGKTVLDVGCGGGILSEGMASRGATVTGIDLSDKALKVAKLHLLESGQQVEYRKITTESLAKEQPQHYDVVTCMEMLEHVPDPMSIIRSCAKLAKPGGWVFFSTINRNPKSYLFAIIGAEYILKLLPRGTHEYANFIKPSELARMARNAGLTDEKLIGMTYNPFTKVYALGSDTDVNYIMAYRT from the coding sequence ATGAAAGACGACGGCATAAATGCAGATCCTTTGGAACTGGAAAAATTCAGTCAGCTGGCGCACCGCTGGTGGGATCCTAACAGTGAATTCAAACCACTGCATGAAATCAACCCCCTGCGCATGGATTATATTGAGAAACTTGCCGGACTGGAAGGCAAGACCGTGCTAGATGTAGGCTGTGGCGGCGGCATCCTGTCTGAAGGCATGGCTTCCCGTGGCGCAACCGTCACCGGTATCGACCTGAGCGACAAAGCCCTCAAGGTCGCCAAACTGCATCTTTTGGAAAGCGGTCAGCAAGTTGAATACCGTAAAATCACAACCGAGTCTCTAGCCAAGGAACAACCGCAGCATTACGACGTCGTCACCTGTATGGAAATGCTCGAGCATGTACCAGACCCGATGAGCATCATCCGCTCCTGCGCAAAACTGGCCAAACCCGGCGGTTGGGTGTTTTTTTCGACCATCAATCGCAATCCGAAATCCTATTTATTCGCGATCATCGGCGCGGAATATATCCTCAAACTGCTGCCGCGCGGAACACATGAATACGCCAACTTCATTAAACCCTCCGAGCTTGCCCGTATGGCGCGTAACGCGGGGCTCACCGACGAGAAACTAATCGGCATGACCTATAACCCATTCACCAAAGTCTATGCACTGGGATCAGACACCGATGTTAACTACATCATGGCTTATCGCACCTAA
- a CDS encoding TRZ/ATZ family hydrolase: MQDTPKSKIDTLIEARWIIPVDTLHSVLCNHAIAINHGKIIDILPIKPAHARFKADKVYILHNHALIPGLVNLHTHAAMTLLRGLADDLPLMEWLNQHIWPTESRHVSQSFVRDGTYIACAEMLRGGITCFNDMYFFPEAIAQAALDIGMRASIGMIAIDFPTAYASDADDYLAKGMALRDTQHPNPLLSFCFAPHAPYTVSDKTLTNILTYAEQLESPIHIHLHETVDEIRISMETYNMRPIERLHQLGMLSPSLIAVHMVHLTDNEIGLLKQHGCHIAHCPSSNLKLASGFAPITTLLDNGINVGLGTDSAASNNRLDILEEMRLAALLAKASSNRADALPAHQALEMATINGARALGIDAITGSLEPGKAADITALDFSDLHLSPCYDPVSHLVYAAGRDQVSHVWVNGKILLEDKQFITLDNAALYNRAAYWEECIKSTHNLTDKK, from the coding sequence ATGCAAGACACACCAAAATCCAAAATCGATACTCTGATTGAAGCCCGCTGGATTATTCCGGTCGACACTCTTCATTCCGTTCTGTGTAATCATGCAATTGCAATCAACCATGGCAAAATTATCGATATTCTGCCGATTAAACCAGCGCACGCCCGATTCAAAGCTGATAAAGTCTATATTTTGCATAATCATGCATTAATTCCGGGGCTTGTTAATTTACACACACATGCTGCAATGACACTGCTGCGCGGACTTGCTGATGATTTGCCGCTCATGGAATGGCTAAACCAGCATATCTGGCCCACCGAGAGCCGTCATGTGAGTCAATCCTTCGTACGCGACGGAACTTACATCGCCTGCGCTGAAATGCTCAGAGGCGGCATTACCTGCTTCAATGACATGTATTTTTTCCCTGAAGCCATCGCGCAGGCGGCGCTTGATATCGGAATGCGCGCGTCAATCGGCATGATTGCCATTGATTTTCCAACTGCCTACGCCAGCGATGCTGACGATTACCTCGCAAAAGGCATGGCGCTGCGCGACACACAGCATCCAAACCCTTTACTGTCATTTTGCTTTGCGCCCCACGCCCCCTATACCGTCAGTGATAAAACGCTGACCAATATCCTGACCTATGCCGAGCAACTTGAATCCCCTATCCATATCCATTTGCATGAAACGGTTGATGAAATCCGCATCAGCATGGAAACATATAACATGCGCCCTATTGAACGCCTGCATCAGCTCGGCATGCTCAGTCCCAGCTTGATCGCGGTGCATATGGTGCATTTAACCGACAATGAAATCGGACTTTTAAAACAGCATGGTTGCCATATTGCGCACTGCCCTTCATCCAATCTAAAACTTGCCAGCGGCTTTGCGCCCATCACAACCTTGCTGGATAATGGCATTAATGTTGGACTCGGCACCGACAGCGCAGCGAGTAATAATCGGCTTGATATTCTTGAAGAAATGCGGCTTGCTGCCTTGCTGGCCAAAGCTTCCAGTAATCGGGCAGATGCCCTGCCCGCGCATCAAGCACTCGAAATGGCCACAATCAACGGCGCGCGCGCACTTGGCATTGACGCAATAACCGGCTCGCTTGAACCGGGCAAAGCGGCTGACATTACAGCCCTGGATTTTTCCGACCTGCATTTATCGCCCTGTTACGATCCGGTATCGCACCTTGTTTATGCGGCCGGGCGCGATCAGGTGAGTCATGTCTGGGTAAATGGTAAAATACTGCTGGAAGATAAACAATTCATCACTCTGGATAATGCGGCTCTATATAATCGTGCTGCATACTGGGAAGAATGCATCAAATCCACACATAATTTAACCGACAAAAAATAA
- a CDS encoding OmpA family protein: MNKLSTKLIGMILLPAFFSGAALAQDGPADRYENSDIEKAEGYGVEDENGVVWRSSPDLGNHCWRTGYWDESLAIIEGCDGYEKVAEAEPEPEAAPAPVTAPDKLTFSADALFDFDSAELKPNGKVALDDFVRGLEGINFDVIVAVGHADRIGNPDYNQRLSVRRAESVKSYLVTKGIDGSRIFTDGKGETQPVTGDTCVGKTSHALKECLRPDRRVEVEVAGTR; encoded by the coding sequence ATGAATAAATTGTCAACCAAACTGATTGGAATGATTTTACTGCCAGCGTTCTTCTCCGGTGCAGCACTCGCGCAGGATGGACCGGCGGACCGATACGAAAATAGCGATATTGAAAAAGCCGAAGGTTACGGCGTAGAAGACGAGAATGGCGTTGTTTGGCGCAGCTCACCCGATTTAGGCAATCACTGCTGGCGCACGGGGTACTGGGACGAGTCACTGGCTATTATCGAAGGTTGCGATGGCTATGAAAAAGTGGCAGAAGCAGAACCGGAACCCGAAGCAGCGCCTGCTCCTGTAACAGCACCTGATAAACTGACCTTCTCGGCTGATGCATTGTTTGATTTTGACAGCGCCGAATTGAAGCCGAATGGTAAAGTTGCATTGGACGACTTCGTCCGCGGACTGGAAGGTATCAATTTTGATGTGATCGTCGCTGTCGGTCATGCAGACAGAATCGGCAATCCTGATTACAACCAGAGATTGTCCGTACGTCGCGCAGAGTCAGTTAAATCCTATCTGGTAACAAAAGGAATCGACGGCAGCCGCATCTTTACCGATGGCAAGGGTGAAACACAACCCGTGACCGGTGACACATGCGTGGGCAAAACCAGTCATGCGCTCAAAGAGTGCCTAAGACCCGATCGTCGTGTTGAGGTTGAAGTTGCCGGTACACGCTAA
- a CDS encoding ABC transporter ATP-binding protein codes for MNDQAVRFTLLAKNLQRCYGRHQAVNDINLQLKKGEVLGLLGPNGAGKTTTLRMITGNLAPSAGSIEICGVDLLDHPQKAKAHLGYLPELPPLYLDMTVDEYLQFVARLHRVEKKRILQMLENCKIRCGLTDRGKQLIGTLSKGLQQRVGIAQAIIHQPDIIILDEPTVGLDPNQIREIRGLIRDLSESCSVIMSTHILSEVESVCDRVYIMHEGQIVLNETLDDLKQRNVDLETVFSQLTQPAQTTH; via the coding sequence ATGAATGATCAGGCTGTGCGATTTACACTTTTGGCAAAAAACTTGCAGCGTTGTTACGGTCGTCATCAGGCTGTAAATGACATAAACCTGCAATTAAAAAAAGGAGAAGTGCTTGGATTGCTGGGCCCAAATGGCGCAGGCAAAACGACAACCCTGCGCATGATAACCGGTAATCTTGCGCCGAGTGCGGGCAGTATAGAGATATGCGGCGTTGATCTTTTGGATCATCCTCAGAAAGCCAAAGCGCACCTCGGATATCTGCCCGAGTTGCCGCCGCTATATCTCGATATGACTGTGGATGAATATCTACAATTTGTCGCGCGACTTCACCGTGTTGAAAAAAAACGCATTTTACAGATGCTGGAAAACTGTAAAATACGGTGTGGCCTGACTGATCGGGGTAAACAATTGATCGGTACTTTGTCAAAAGGACTGCAACAGCGCGTTGGTATCGCACAAGCGATCATTCACCAACCTGATATCATAATTCTTGATGAACCAACTGTAGGTCTCGATCCCAATCAGATTCGCGAAATCCGGGGATTAATCCGGGATTTGAGCGAATCGTGCAGTGTAATCATGTCTACGCATATTCTTTCCGAAGTTGAAAGCGTGTGTGACCGGGTGTACATCATGCATGAGGGGCAAATTGTTTTGAATGAAACATTGGATGATTTAAAGCAAAGGAATGTTGACCTGGAAACGGTATTCTCTCAATTGACGCAACCTGCTCAAACTACACATTAA
- a CDS encoding ABC transporter permease, translating into MIFTIAKKELRMLFFSPLAWVLLTVIQILLAWVFFGRLDAFLQVQPQLMQIANPPGFTEIIVTPVFGLAAIVILMITPLLTMRQLAEERKNHTLTLLISAPISVTDIVLGKFFGLMIFFLGVVALIVALSVSLLAGGTLDFGLLISGAAGLILMVSCFVALGLYVSSLTAQPVIAAVGMLGVLLGFWVIDLVTSDYEAWIHFFSIFKHFELFNNGLIDTFSIAYFTLFTLLFLFLTIRHLEGERLHG; encoded by the coding sequence ATGATTTTCACCATAGCGAAGAAAGAATTGCGCATGCTGTTTTTTTCACCTTTGGCATGGGTATTGCTAACGGTGATACAGATTCTATTGGCATGGGTTTTTTTTGGCCGTCTTGATGCTTTTCTGCAAGTACAGCCTCAGCTCATGCAGATCGCAAATCCGCCGGGATTTACCGAGATTATTGTAACACCGGTATTTGGCTTGGCTGCAATTGTGATCTTAATGATTACACCGTTACTGACTATGCGTCAGCTAGCGGAGGAGCGTAAAAATCATACGCTCACATTGCTGATTTCTGCACCCATATCTGTGACAGATATTGTTTTAGGTAAGTTTTTTGGTCTTATGATTTTTTTTCTGGGTGTTGTTGCGCTGATTGTTGCACTGTCTGTTTCATTGCTGGCTGGCGGTACCCTGGATTTTGGTTTGTTAATCAGTGGCGCGGCGGGGTTGATTCTAATGGTGAGCTGCTTTGTTGCACTAGGGCTTTACGTCTCCAGTTTGACCGCGCAACCGGTTATTGCAGCAGTCGGCATGTTGGGCGTGCTGCTGGGTTTCTGGGTTATTGATCTGGTTACCAGCGATTATGAAGCGTGGATACACTTTTTTTCAATCTTTAAGCATTTTGAGCTATTTAACAACGGCCTGATCGATACCTTCAGTATTGCGTATTTCACGTTATTCACATTGCTGTTTTTGTTTTTGACCATCCGTCATTTGGAAGGAGAACGATTGCATGGCTAG
- a CDS encoding GldG family protein — translation MTQVNKKFRFHQKMQQGIFILLLLSICFLLGYLAYETRMQWDVSQNNRNSLSQTSIEILEKMNGPIQVTAYATAQHAQFGNVREIIHNFVQLYQRFKPDLTLTFIDPTEYPNLAKEAGVQVNGEMVISFQHRQQHLTTINEQAFTQVLMRLARQQEKLIVALNGHGERSLEGAANYDLGEFGRQLHITGFISRPLNLAIESEIPVDASMLLIASPQIDLLPGEVDKLLDYIDAGGNLLWLVDQEPLRGLLPLTEKLHLVLTPGVVVDPQAEQLKAPMTFALGTGYGQHETTRGFDYITVFPFARQISFLENEIWRTIPLVEVAQNGWVEKGSLDDTHVFDEDEDVAGPVVIAVALSRYVNDREQRVIVIGSGHFLANAYLGNGNNLDLGINIVNWLVGDEEMITIQPRATVDSYLMLSETALTGIVIVFLFILPAIFLLSGAVIWWRRKRITKVPTKT, via the coding sequence ATGACGCAAGTAAACAAAAAATTCCGGTTTCACCAGAAAATGCAGCAGGGTATTTTTATATTGTTATTGTTATCGATATGTTTTCTGCTGGGATATTTGGCATATGAAACGCGTATGCAATGGGATGTCAGTCAAAATAACCGCAACAGTTTGAGTCAAACCAGCATCGAAATTCTGGAGAAAATGAATGGGCCCATCCAGGTAACGGCATATGCTACAGCGCAGCACGCACAATTTGGGAATGTGCGTGAAATCATTCATAATTTTGTGCAACTGTATCAGCGTTTTAAACCGGACCTTACACTGACATTCATCGATCCAACGGAATATCCGAATTTGGCCAAGGAAGCCGGTGTGCAAGTTAATGGGGAAATGGTTATCAGTTTTCAACACAGACAGCAGCATCTGACGACAATCAACGAGCAGGCTTTTACCCAGGTGCTCATGCGTCTCGCCCGTCAGCAAGAAAAGCTGATTGTGGCTTTAAACGGTCATGGAGAACGGAGCCTGGAGGGTGCGGCAAATTATGATTTAGGGGAATTTGGCCGACAGCTTCACATCACTGGATTTATCAGCCGCCCACTTAATCTGGCGATTGAATCCGAAATTCCCGTTGACGCCAGCATGCTGTTAATTGCTTCGCCGCAAATCGATTTGTTGCCCGGCGAAGTGGATAAATTGCTGGATTATATTGATGCCGGGGGTAATTTATTATGGCTGGTTGACCAGGAGCCATTGCGGGGGCTGTTGCCGCTAACTGAAAAATTGCATCTGGTTTTGACACCGGGCGTTGTTGTCGATCCGCAGGCCGAGCAACTTAAAGCGCCCATGACTTTTGCATTGGGTACAGGCTACGGACAACATGAAACGACGCGTGGTTTTGATTACATCACAGTTTTTCCATTTGCGCGCCAGATTTCGTTTCTTGAAAATGAAATCTGGCGTACGATACCTTTGGTTGAGGTTGCGCAAAACGGCTGGGTGGAGAAAGGCTCGCTCGATGATACACATGTATTTGACGAGGATGAGGATGTGGCGGGTCCGGTTGTTATCGCGGTTGCGCTATCACGCTATGTGAATGACCGCGAACAACGCGTGATTGTGATTGGCAGCGGTCATTTTTTGGCCAATGCTTATCTGGGAAATGGTAATAATCTGGATTTGGGTATTAACATTGTCAACTGGCTGGTTGGTGATGAAGAAATGATCACCATTCAACCGCGTGCTACGGTGGATAGTTATCTGATGCTCAGTGAGACTGCATTGACTGGTATCGTGATTGTTTTTTTATTTATTTTGCCAGCAATTTTTCTGTTGAGTGGCGCTGTCATCTGGTGGCGCAGAAAAAGAATAACAAAGGTTCCAACTAAAACATGA
- a CDS encoding DUF4340 domain-containing protein → MTYHSQLNLIMLVTVIGLAVFLYLTPQFQSETDEATQISVRTPETVQSIRFIRQGQEATLERNEHGWHLVSPFYARADEALVGKMLNVLSAHSRQRFPLRDTESFNLDHPSIELYIDDDYFAFGGMAPVTNEQYLAINEHVYLVSPRYAVWMPVSSSDLVSPMLLAEDELPVKFELNGLTITKQNGVWFVDSDRQDNQNSIVLERWTEEWRDMPATELLINMQAYSNDQPTVKIRLMDGREVDFNVIDKETGTVFQRRGEQVGYLFPEQEGRYLLNPFFVMQE, encoded by the coding sequence ATGACTTATCATTCACAACTAAACTTGATCATGCTGGTTACTGTCATTGGTCTGGCAGTTTTTTTGTATTTGACGCCCCAGTTCCAATCTGAAACCGATGAAGCCACTCAGATCTCTGTACGTACACCTGAAACAGTACAGTCGATACGGTTTATACGGCAAGGACAGGAAGCAACATTGGAGCGGAATGAACATGGCTGGCACCTGGTGTCACCATTTTACGCCAGAGCAGATGAGGCCTTGGTTGGCAAAATGCTGAATGTTTTATCTGCGCATAGCCGGCAACGTTTTCCACTGAGGGATACCGAAAGTTTTAATTTGGATCATCCAAGTATCGAATTGTATATTGATGACGATTATTTTGCTTTTGGTGGAATGGCACCCGTAACAAATGAGCAGTATTTGGCGATTAATGAGCATGTATATCTGGTTTCGCCACGCTATGCGGTCTGGATGCCTGTGAGTTCTTCTGATCTGGTCAGTCCGATGCTGCTGGCTGAAGATGAATTGCCGGTCAAGTTTGAGCTGAATGGCCTGACGATAACAAAACAGAATGGCGTGTGGTTTGTTGATTCAGACAGGCAGGACAATCAAAACAGTATTGTACTGGAGCGCTGGACGGAGGAATGGCGGGACATGCCGGCAACAGAATTGCTGATAAATATGCAGGCGTACTCTAACGATCAACCAACTGTAAAAATCAGACTTATGGATGGGCGTGAAGTTGATTTTAACGTGATTGATAAAGAAACTGGAACTGTGTTTCAGCGGCGGGGAGAACAAGTTGGTTATTTATTTCCTGAGCAGGAGGGACGCTACTTGCTAAACCCGTTTTTTGTTATGCAAGAATAG
- the mutM gene encoding bifunctional DNA-formamidopyrimidine glycosylase/DNA-(apurinic or apyrimidinic site) lyase, with translation MPELPEVEVTRLGIAPHLEGRRIAGVTIRQPRLRWPIPDGLHEQLQGRVIVSVCRRAKYLLLDCEVGTLILHLGMSGSLRLLGVDNPRSIQPIKSVVSPDKHDHFDLILDNQTVLRFRDPRRFGAVLWQPGSIKHHRLFVHLGPEPLSEAFSAPRLYENSRGRKTSIKGMIMNNQIVVGVGNIYANEALFHAKINPQTAAGRIGLSRYKMLVPQIKSVLEMAIEAGGSSLRDFVKSDGNPGYFQQQYWVYGRSGKACKKCGTVIRQIKQAQRSSFYCPACQRR, from the coding sequence ATGCCAGAGTTGCCCGAGGTAGAAGTGACACGGCTTGGGATCGCACCCCATCTTGAGGGACGCCGTATTGCCGGCGTTACAATTCGTCAACCAAGGCTGCGCTGGCCGATCCCTGACGGGTTGCACGAACAATTGCAAGGAAGGGTGATTGTGTCAGTTTGCCGGAGGGCAAAGTACCTTTTGCTTGATTGTGAAGTTGGTACTTTGATTCTGCATCTTGGAATGTCGGGGAGTTTACGGTTGCTTGGCGTGGACAACCCAAGATCCATCCAGCCGATAAAATCTGTTGTTTCCCCAGATAAACATGATCATTTTGATTTGATTCTGGATAATCAGACTGTGTTGCGATTCAGGGATCCGCGCCGTTTTGGCGCCGTTTTGTGGCAACCGGGCAGTATCAAACACCATCGTTTATTTGTTCATTTAGGGCCGGAGCCGTTGAGTGAGGCTTTTAGTGCTCCACGATTATATGAAAATTCACGTGGACGAAAGACAAGTATCAAGGGAATGATAATGAATAATCAGATTGTTGTCGGCGTTGGCAATATTTATGCAAACGAGGCGTTATTTCATGCGAAGATTAATCCGCAAACGGCCGCCGGAAGAATTGGACTGTCCCGTTATAAGATGCTTGTGCCGCAAATAAAATCAGTGCTGGAAATGGCGATTGAGGCAGGTGGCAGCAGTTTGCGTGATTTTGTTAAAAGTGATGGCAATCCGGGTTATTTCCAGCAGCAATATTGGGTTTATGGTCGTTCCGGTAAGGCATGTAAAAAGTGTGGAACGGTGATTAGACAGATCAAACAAGCACAGCGGTCAAGTTTTTATTGCCCTGCTTGTCAGCGCCGGTAA
- the proC gene encoding pyrroline-5-carboxylate reductase, with the protein MKITFIGGGNMASALISGLLKQGYATSQIGVVEINEESRTRIKEVFGITAAADLKNGIAPCGTGDADNVIVLAVKPQQLHALTQLLAGLLDRHLVISIAAGIRTADIMRWLGGYKRIIRAMPNTPSLVGAGVTGLFAASDAAEQDRRIAETIMKAVGSVLWVSEEEMLHTVTAISGSGPAYVFYFIESMQQAAIELGLTQNEARQLSLQTFQGAIKLANESDDDAAVLRARVTSRGGTTEQAIESMEVSEVKRRIIAAIHTANKRSREMSDEFGKL; encoded by the coding sequence ATGAAAATTACATTTATTGGCGGTGGTAACATGGCTTCCGCATTGATCAGCGGATTATTGAAGCAAGGCTATGCAACCAGTCAAATTGGTGTCGTTGAGATCAATGAAGAAAGCCGAACCAGGATTAAAGAAGTGTTTGGTATTACGGCAGCCGCTGATCTGAAAAATGGTATTGCACCCTGTGGAACAGGCGATGCAGACAACGTCATCGTGCTTGCTGTAAAGCCGCAACAACTGCATGCGCTTACACAGCTATTGGCTGGTTTATTGGATCGGCATCTAGTAATTTCCATTGCGGCGGGTATCCGGACAGCAGATATTATGCGTTGGTTGGGGGGGTATAAGCGGATTATTCGCGCCATGCCCAATACGCCGTCACTTGTGGGGGCGGGTGTAACAGGACTTTTTGCGGCTTCCGATGCCGCTGAGCAGGATAGGCGGATTGCCGAGACAATAATGAAAGCGGTCGGCTCGGTACTTTGGGTGAGTGAAGAGGAAATGCTGCATACGGTAACCGCGATTTCCGGTAGCGGTCCGGCTTATGTGTTTTATTTTATTGAATCGATGCAACAGGCAGCGATAGAATTAGGTCTGACACAGAATGAAGCGAGGCAGCTCAGCCTGCAAACATTTCAGGGCGCAATCAAACTTGCCAATGAAAGTGACGACGATGCGGCTGTTTTGCGTGCAAGAGTGACTTCAAGAGGCGGCACCACAGAGCAGGCGATAGAATCAATGGAAGTAAGTGAGGTTAAACGTAGAATCATCGCGGCCATTCATACAGCTAACAAGCGGTCCCGGGAAATGAGTGATGAGTTCGGTAAACTATGA
- a CDS encoding YggT family protein, giving the protein MTNQIMIFLIDTILGLFSLALLLRFYFQLLRVPYYNNIVQFLIAVTDFVVRPARRLIPGWKGMDMSTLVLAWLIECVIVTSIYFYQGIGFGANMITAVGVMGLLGMVEIVKMTLYIVLVMIIVQTIISWINPYSPLAPLLNTFTQPFLSVFRRRIPPIANVDLSPLFVLIIIQLLLMIVAGINMEVKSMLD; this is encoded by the coding sequence ATGACTAACCAAATTATGATTTTTCTTATAGACACTATTTTGGGACTTTTTTCCCTGGCATTATTGCTGCGTTTTTATTTCCAGTTGTTGCGCGTGCCTTATTACAACAATATTGTACAGTTTTTGATTGCGGTGACTGATTTTGTTGTGCGGCCTGCGCGTAGACTCATTCCGGGATGGAAAGGCATGGACATGTCGACACTGGTGCTGGCATGGCTGATTGAGTGTGTTATTGTGACCAGTATTTATTTTTATCAAGGCATTGGCTTTGGAGCAAACATGATCACAGCTGTGGGGGTTATGGGATTGCTGGGCATGGTCGAAATTGTCAAGATGACGCTGTATATCGTGCTGGTTATGATTATTGTTCAGACAATTATCTCATGGATTAATCCGTATAGTCCTCTGGCGCCTTTGCTCAATACATTTACGCAACCATTTCTGTCTGTTTTCCGCCGGCGTATTCCACCTATTGCCAATGTAGACCTCTCGCCATTATTTGTGCTGATTATTATTCAACTGTTACTCATGATCGTGGCGGGTATCAATATGGAAGTCAAATCAATGCTAGATTAG
- a CDS encoding DUF167 family protein, with protein MCWFRHDDAHNLVLTLHVQPGAKCTEAIGLHGDALKIKLAAAPVEGKANAALLKYLAECFEVPQNQVVLKHGEKSRRKTVVIIQSRHLPDTLFRF; from the coding sequence ATGTGCTGGTTTCGACATGATGATGCACATAACCTGGTGTTAACATTGCATGTGCAGCCAGGCGCAAAATGTACCGAAGCTATAGGGTTGCATGGTGATGCGCTTAAAATCAAGCTTGCCGCCGCGCCTGTTGAAGGCAAGGCTAATGCTGCATTGTTAAAATATCTGGCTGAATGTTTTGAAGTACCACAAAATCAGGTGGTGCTTAAGCATGGTGAGAAATCCAGGCGTAAAACTGTCGTGATAATACAGTCCAGACACCTGCCTGATACCCTGTTTCGATTTTAA